In Deltaproteobacteria bacterium, one genomic interval encodes:
- a CDS encoding YeeE/YedE family protein: MNELIYGLVTGVIFGFLLQQARVIRYDKQLGALRLIDMTIVKFMISSILVAMVGVYLLKDLGLVKLSIKSTILGGNILGGLIFGLGWGLLGYCPGTQLGALGEGRWDALWGLFGMLLGAALFAESYSFLKSTVLTWGDLGKITIPEILGINHWIVIVVFIVAGLALFRWFEKMKL; this comes from the coding sequence ATGAACGAACTCATTTACGGCCTGGTGACGGGCGTCATTTTCGGTTTTCTCCTCCAGCAGGCACGGGTAATCCGGTACGACAAACAACTTGGCGCGCTTCGCCTGATAGACATGACAATCGTGAAATTCATGATCAGCTCTATCCTGGTCGCTATGGTCGGCGTGTACCTGTTGAAGGATCTGGGACTGGTCAAATTATCCATCAAATCCACTATTTTAGGCGGAAACATTCTCGGCGGACTCATCTTTGGTCTAGGCTGGGGGCTTCTGGGGTACTGCCCGGGAACGCAACTGGGCGCCTTGGGAGAGGGACGCTGGGATGCACTCTGGGGCCTTTTTGGGATGCTTCTCGGCGCGGCCCTTTTTGCGGAAAGTTATTCGTTCCTCAAGTCGACGGTCCTGACTTGGGGGGATCTCGGGAAAATCACCATCCCGGAAATTTTGGGAATCAACCACTGGATTGTCATCGTCGTTTTCATTGTAGCGGGACTGGCCCTG